The Aeromicrobium sp. Leaf245 genome includes a region encoding these proteins:
- a CDS encoding 1-acyl-sn-glycerol-3-phosphate acyltransferase, with the protein MARGTGGHHRTDRTYRVVNRLGAVVLRLWGVRLRGRGLENLPAAGPVVLASNHTGFLDFVLVGWAARERGRLVRFMSKASVFELPLVGRAMRAMGHVPVERWAGASAYRRARRLVADGEAVGVFPEATISRSFRVKALKPGAAGLALHGARVTGAPVPLVPCVVWGGHRLLTVDGRRTLRRGVVVDVVVGEALLPLEGESVHDLTMRLRTALEDLLDDAVAHYPQEPASDADRWWVHADRGGTAPDVATGAALDAAALQRIGAPPS; encoded by the coding sequence GTGGCACGTGGCACCGGCGGACACCACCGCACCGATCGCACCTACCGGGTCGTGAACCGGCTGGGCGCCGTCGTGCTGCGCCTATGGGGCGTCCGACTGCGAGGACGCGGTCTGGAGAACCTCCCCGCAGCGGGTCCCGTGGTGCTGGCGAGCAACCACACCGGCTTCCTCGACTTCGTGCTGGTCGGCTGGGCCGCGCGCGAGCGTGGCCGCCTGGTCCGCTTCATGAGCAAGGCCTCGGTGTTCGAGCTGCCGCTGGTCGGCCGGGCCATGCGGGCCATGGGCCACGTCCCGGTGGAGCGCTGGGCCGGGGCGAGCGCCTACCGACGCGCCCGGCGTCTCGTGGCCGACGGCGAGGCGGTGGGCGTGTTCCCGGAGGCCACGATCAGCCGCTCGTTCCGGGTCAAGGCGCTCAAGCCGGGCGCGGCCGGGCTCGCCCTCCACGGGGCGCGCGTGACGGGCGCCCCGGTGCCGCTCGTGCCGTGCGTCGTGTGGGGCGGACACCGGCTGCTCACCGTCGACGGCCGACGCACCCTGCGCCGCGGCGTGGTGGTGGACGTGGTCGTGGGCGAGGCCCTGCTGCCCCTCGAGGGTGAGAGCGTCCACGACCTGACGATGCGCCTGAGGACCGCCCTCGAGGACCTGCTCGACGACGCCGTCGCGCACTACCCCCAGGAGCCAGCCTCGGACGCGGACCGCTGGTGGGTGCACGCCGACCGCGGCGGCACCGCGCCCGACGTCGCCACCGGCGCCGCGCTCGACGCGGCGGCGCTCCAGCGCATCGGCGCCCCGCCCTCCTGA
- a CDS encoding alpha/beta fold hydrolase, whose protein sequence is MTFDETEPVPVRDLTFDVRTTGPDSGEPVVLLHGFPATSLTWSEVAPVLAEAGLRVVAPDQRGYSPHARPDAVEAYTTAALAQDVVDLADALGLETFHLVGHDWGAAVAWYVAAHHGHRLRTLTTFSVPHLAAYNAALRGDEEAKDKASYIGLLRQEGKAETLLLEDDARRLRAMYQGAVPDQLVDAYVAQLQEPGALTAALAWYRAMTSDLGDLPDVEVPTTYVWSTDDLAIGRSGADACGEHVTADYRYTVLEGTSHWIPEEEPAAAAAAILARVRGTVVA, encoded by the coding sequence ATGACGTTCGACGAGACCGAGCCCGTCCCCGTCCGCGACCTGACGTTCGACGTGCGCACGACCGGCCCCGACTCCGGCGAGCCCGTGGTGCTGCTGCACGGCTTCCCCGCGACCTCCCTGACGTGGTCGGAGGTGGCACCGGTGCTCGCCGAGGCCGGCCTGCGCGTCGTCGCGCCGGACCAGCGGGGCTACTCCCCCCACGCTCGACCCGACGCGGTCGAGGCCTACACGACGGCTGCGCTCGCCCAGGACGTGGTCGACCTCGCCGACGCGCTCGGCCTCGAGACCTTCCACCTCGTCGGCCACGACTGGGGTGCGGCGGTGGCCTGGTACGTCGCCGCCCACCACGGACACCGGCTGCGGACCCTGACCACGTTCTCGGTCCCCCACCTGGCCGCCTACAACGCCGCCCTGCGCGGCGACGAGGAGGCGAAGGACAAGGCCTCCTACATCGGGCTCCTGCGCCAGGAGGGCAAGGCCGAGACCCTCCTGCTGGAGGACGACGCCCGACGTCTGCGGGCGATGTACCAGGGCGCGGTCCCGGACCAGCTCGTCGACGCCTACGTCGCGCAGCTGCAGGAGCCGGGCGCGCTCACCGCGGCGCTGGCCTGGTACCGCGCCATGACGTCCGACCTGGGCGACCTGCCCGACGTCGAGGTGCCCACCACCTACGTGTGGAGCACCGACGACCTGGCCATCGGCCGGTCCGGTGCCGACGCGTGCGGCGAGCACGTGACGGCCGACTACCGCTACACGGTGCTCGAGGGCACGTCGCACTGGATCCCCGAGGAGGAGCCGGCGGCCGCAGCCGCCGCGATCCTCGCCCGGGTCCGCGGCACCGTCGTGGCGTAG
- a CDS encoding exonuclease domain-containing protein, with product MIPEDDGEAGGRAMRANRFDGFCSACAQHVHAGAGHLTGTPGAWRTWCVACSPRPPQRGDHDGWHRLPLASLDLETTGTDPLRDRVVSYALLDEPGFEITGLVQPGVPVPEAAAQVHGITDAMLADAPTPAEALPVVLDWVQTLVERRVGLVVFNACYDLSMLRAEAVRHGLTQPDWDRLLVVDPYVVDWGVERGGLGRRRLGDVAAYYGVTLDGAHDATCDAVAARQVAVELAARHAHVGGLDLDTLMASQRSWYAERAEDWNAYARKAGRDLDDPAGWPLVG from the coding sequence GTGATCCCCGAGGACGACGGAGAGGCAGGTGGTCGGGCGATGCGGGCCAACCGGTTCGACGGCTTCTGCTCCGCGTGCGCCCAGCACGTGCACGCCGGGGCCGGGCACCTCACCGGCACGCCCGGGGCCTGGCGCACGTGGTGCGTCGCCTGCTCGCCGCGGCCTCCGCAGCGCGGCGACCACGACGGGTGGCACCGGCTGCCCCTGGCCTCGCTCGACCTCGAGACCACCGGCACCGACCCCCTGCGCGACCGGGTCGTCAGCTACGCGCTGCTCGACGAGCCCGGGTTCGAGATCACCGGGCTCGTGCAGCCCGGTGTCCCCGTGCCCGAGGCGGCGGCGCAGGTGCACGGCATCACCGACGCGATGCTGGCCGACGCGCCCACGCCCGCCGAGGCGCTGCCGGTCGTGCTCGACTGGGTGCAGACGCTCGTCGAGCGCCGGGTCGGTCTCGTGGTCTTCAACGCCTGCTACGACCTGTCCATGCTGCGCGCCGAGGCGGTGCGGCACGGGCTGACCCAGCCGGACTGGGACCGGCTGCTCGTCGTCGATCCCTATGTTGTCGACTGGGGCGTCGAGCGAGGCGGTCTCGGACGTCGGCGGCTCGGCGACGTCGCCGCCTACTACGGGGTCACGCTCGACGGTGCGCACGACGCCACGTGCGACGCGGTCGCCGCGCGGCAGGTCGCGGTCGAGCTGGCCGCCCGGCACGCGCACGTAGGCGGCCTCGACCTCGACACGCTCATGGCCAGCCAGCGATCGTGGTACGCCGAGCGTGCCGAGGACTGGAACGCCTACGCCCGCAAGGCCGGGCGCGACCTCGACGACCCCGCCGGCTGGCCGCTCGTCGGCTGA
- a CDS encoding SDR family oxidoreductase, with protein MARTRTSLEGKTVVITGAASGIGRATALRLAPRGGRLVLTDVAADGLDETVALVHAAGGSVLHHAAFDISDLDAVSAFADEVHGHVGAVDVVLNVAGISTWGRIEDLRPEHWRRTVEIDLMGPIHVLSSFVPRMIEAGRGGHVANVSSAAGLFGLPLHAPYSAAKFGLRGVSEVLRFDLEQHGIGVTLVCPGAVRTPLVGTVDIVGVDRDDPRVAKAVGRFEKHAVSPEEAADAMLRGIEKGRYLVFTSRDIQVGHLAQRFAPFGYTTAMRLLNRKASTLLRRTRDEPLVPR; from the coding sequence ATGGCCCGCACCCGCACCTCCCTGGAGGGCAAGACCGTCGTGATCACCGGTGCCGCCAGCGGCATCGGTCGCGCCACGGCGCTGCGCCTGGCCCCGAGGGGCGGGCGCCTCGTGCTCACCGACGTCGCCGCCGACGGGCTCGACGAGACCGTCGCACTCGTGCACGCCGCCGGCGGTTCGGTGCTGCACCACGCGGCGTTCGACATCAGCGACCTCGACGCCGTGAGCGCGTTCGCCGACGAGGTGCACGGTCACGTCGGCGCGGTCGACGTGGTGCTGAACGTCGCCGGCATCTCCACCTGGGGACGTATCGAGGACCTGCGCCCCGAGCACTGGCGACGCACCGTCGAGATCGACCTCATGGGTCCCATCCACGTGCTCAGCTCCTTCGTGCCCCGCATGATCGAGGCCGGTCGCGGCGGGCACGTCGCCAACGTCTCGTCCGCGGCGGGCCTGTTCGGACTGCCCCTGCACGCGCCCTACAGCGCGGCCAAGTTCGGCCTGCGGGGGGTGAGCGAGGTCCTGCGCTTCGACCTCGAGCAGCACGGGATCGGCGTGACCCTGGTCTGCCCCGGCGCGGTCCGGACGCCGCTCGTCGGCACCGTCGACATCGTCGGCGTGGACCGCGACGACCCCCGGGTCGCCAAGGCCGTCGGACGGTTCGAGAAGCACGCCGTGTCCCCCGAGGAGGCAGCCGACGCCATGCTCCGCGGCATCGAGAAGGGGCGCTACCTCGTCTTCACGTCGCGCGACATCCAGGTCGGGCACCTGGCGCAGCGCTTCGCGCCGTTCGGCTACACGACCGCCATGCGCCTGCTCAACCGCAAGGCCTCCACGTTGCTGCGTCGCACGCGCGACGAGCCGCTCGTGCCGCGCTGA
- a CDS encoding sucrase ferredoxin, translating to MADLDDLCAARARERSDPLTGTALHVRRFLLVEHQGPWPFHALESEGLDPDVVARLVAATREVGARTILIRRPGRRSEASGRRAWAVADVEDGRIRWGAWTDAADLLEACAVLREDSGGPGWSDEAAVLVCAHGRHDTCCAVRGRPVAAALAERLGDVVWECSHVGGDRFAANVVVVPDGTFYGGLDADTAVGVVEEHLAGRVTTALLRGSSALPPAAQAAAVAVHERWGPAGPRDVRSAQVDDLGDGRWRVRLDCSGPLPSAVVADVRAVHRDPAVLTCQAPRATSARAFVVDALSPAASA from the coding sequence GTGGCCGACCTCGATGACCTGTGCGCGGCGCGGGCCCGTGAGCGGTCCGACCCGCTCACCGGCACGGCCCTGCACGTCCGTCGGTTCCTGCTCGTGGAGCACCAGGGACCGTGGCCCTTCCACGCGCTCGAGTCCGAGGGTCTCGACCCGGACGTGGTCGCTCGGCTGGTGGCCGCCACGCGAGAGGTGGGCGCGCGCACGATCCTGATCCGTCGTCCGGGTCGGCGGTCCGAGGCGTCGGGCCGCCGGGCGTGGGCAGTGGCGGACGTGGAGGACGGCCGCATCCGCTGGGGCGCCTGGACCGATGCCGCGGACCTCCTCGAGGCGTGCGCGGTGCTGCGCGAGGACTCGGGCGGACCCGGCTGGAGCGACGAGGCCGCGGTGCTGGTGTGCGCGCACGGACGGCACGACACGTGCTGCGCCGTGCGCGGTCGCCCGGTGGCCGCTGCGCTGGCCGAGCGGCTCGGCGACGTCGTGTGGGAGTGCAGCCACGTCGGTGGCGACCGGTTCGCGGCCAACGTCGTGGTGGTGCCCGACGGCACCTTCTACGGCGGTCTCGACGCCGACACCGCGGTCGGCGTCGTCGAGGAGCACCTGGCCGGGCGGGTCACGACCGCGCTCCTGCGTGGCAGCAGCGCCCTGCCGCCGGCTGCGCAGGCCGCGGCCGTCGCGGTGCACGAGCGATGGGGCCCGGCGGGCCCGCGTGACGTCCGCTCGGCGCAGGTGGACGACCTCGGTGACGGACGCTGGAGGGTCCGGCTCGACTGCTCCGGTCCGTTGCCGTCGGCCGTGGTCGCCGACGTCCGCGCGGTGCACCGCGACCCTGCCGTGCTCACCTGCCAGGCGCCCCGTGCGACCTCCGCCCGTGCGTTCGTCGTCGACGCGCTGAGCCCTGCAGCGTCGGCCTGA
- a CDS encoding cupin domain-containing protein translates to MTTTEQGGVAGLRTGHPALRRLVVDPVGFAADTWGRAPLLTRAADLPARFDDLFGESAVDELVSTHGLRTPFLRVAKDGTTLNTRAFTSGGGVGAGIADQVDDTRLTSLFADGATLVLQALHRTWPAVVSFSQALVADLGHPVQVNAYVTPPQSRGFDDHYDVHDVFVLQISGAKHWRIHAPVHEAPLRDQPWTDRRDAVRVEAEREPLIDAVLEPGDVLYLPRGTLHAATALGDVSTHLTFGVHTWHRHHVAEELVTAALAVVADDPDVRTSLPLGVDVAEAGDLEAHAELVRDRLLSALRSVPVETLAAALGARDDASGRPEPVGPLAQLRTAQGLHDTTPLRLREQLGARLDGTTLTGRAGAVDVSAVDPGAVAALLDGQAVPAGSLGLDAARRLVSAGVVVPA, encoded by the coding sequence GTGACCACCACCGAGCAGGGAGGGGTGGCCGGTCTGCGGACCGGTCACCCTGCCCTGCGTCGTCTCGTCGTCGACCCCGTCGGCTTCGCCGCCGACACGTGGGGTCGGGCGCCGCTGCTCACCCGCGCGGCCGACCTGCCCGCGCGGTTCGACGACCTGTTCGGCGAGTCCGCCGTCGACGAGCTCGTGTCGACGCACGGGCTGCGGACACCGTTCCTGCGCGTGGCCAAGGACGGCACGACGCTGAACACGCGCGCGTTCACGTCGGGCGGTGGCGTGGGGGCCGGCATCGCCGACCAGGTCGACGACACCCGCCTCACGTCGTTGTTCGCCGACGGCGCCACGCTCGTGCTGCAGGCGCTGCACCGCACGTGGCCCGCCGTCGTCTCGTTCTCCCAGGCCCTGGTGGCCGACCTCGGGCACCCGGTCCAGGTCAACGCCTACGTCACGCCACCGCAGTCGCGCGGGTTCGACGACCACTACGACGTGCACGACGTCTTCGTGCTGCAGATCTCCGGAGCCAAGCACTGGCGGATCCACGCCCCGGTGCACGAGGCGCCGCTGCGTGACCAGCCCTGGACCGACCGTCGTGACGCGGTGCGGGTCGAGGCGGAGCGTGAGCCGCTCATCGACGCCGTGCTCGAGCCCGGCGACGTGCTCTACCTGCCGCGCGGCACGCTGCACGCTGCCACCGCGCTGGGCGACGTGAGCACGCACCTGACCTTCGGCGTCCACACCTGGCACCGGCACCACGTGGCCGAGGAGCTGGTCACGGCCGCGCTCGCGGTGGTCGCTGACGACCCCGACGTTCGTACGTCGCTGCCCCTGGGCGTCGACGTCGCCGAGGCAGGCGACCTCGAGGCGCACGCCGAGCTGGTGCGCGACCGGCTGCTGTCGGCGCTGCGCTCCGTGCCCGTCGAGACCCTGGCGGCCGCTCTCGGGGCGCGCGACGACGCATCCGGGCGCCCTGAGCCGGTGGGCCCGCTGGCCCAGCTGCGCACGGCGCAGGGCCTCCACGACACCACGCCGCTGAGGCTGCGCGAGCAGCTGGGCGCACGCCTCGACGGCACCACGCTCACCGGCCGCGCCGGAGCGGTCGACGTGTCCGCCGTCGACCCCGGGGCGGTCGCCGCCCTGCTCGACGGCCAGGCCGTCCCGGCCGGGTCGCTGGGTCTCGACGCAGCCCGCCGGCTGGTGTCGGCCGGCGTCGTCGTGCCCGCGTGA
- a CDS encoding peptidoglycan-binding protein codes for MRRLGLACAAALMCAATLTAVGGTSAAAQAATGTTPVPLPAKPKGLKAPVALPKAVDPPSAYAPQVACQPGTPAGVAKTRDLVMRTYGVGGKGNTARGCSEGVSEHADGRAWDWMVDVKDAEEKKAAADFLAWLTRDGGTNARRLGIMYVIYNEKIWAVYRSKEGWRSSSGHRDHVHLSFSWNGARGTTSFWTGKVHPVDHGPCSRFAGQPAVMNSKARTTRCYAAVPLVKRTSWATIALGSRAGTVKTAQKALGVKQTGTFDAVTREAVKAYQKKHDLPWTGTIDQPTWASLVPAKVTSDVAKGLSAAEAAAYGAERYTSSMPERTTGKAVLVLQVALGMKRADRNGYYGPLTVAAVRTRQKAMGRSQTGTWTKGDWAALAS; via the coding sequence ATGCGCAGGCTCGGGCTCGCGTGCGCCGCCGCACTCATGTGCGCGGCCACGCTCACCGCCGTCGGTGGCACGTCGGCGGCGGCCCAAGCCGCGACCGGGACGACACCGGTGCCGCTCCCCGCGAAGCCGAAGGGGCTCAAGGCCCCCGTCGCGCTGCCCAAGGCCGTCGACCCGCCGTCGGCGTACGCGCCGCAGGTCGCGTGCCAGCCCGGCACGCCGGCCGGTGTCGCGAAGACACGCGACCTCGTCATGCGGACCTACGGCGTCGGGGGGAAGGGCAACACGGCGCGAGGCTGCTCCGAGGGGGTCTCCGAGCACGCCGACGGGCGGGCCTGGGACTGGATGGTGGACGTGAAGGACGCCGAGGAGAAGAAGGCGGCTGCCGACTTCCTCGCCTGGCTGACGAGGGACGGCGGCACCAACGCCCGGCGTCTCGGCATCATGTACGTCATCTACAACGAGAAGATCTGGGCCGTCTACCGGTCCAAGGAGGGCTGGCGCTCGAGCTCGGGCCACCGCGACCACGTCCACCTGTCGTTCAGCTGGAACGGCGCCCGAGGAACCACCAGCTTCTGGACGGGGAAGGTCCACCCCGTCGACCACGGGCCGTGCTCCCGCTTCGCCGGGCAGCCGGCCGTCATGAACTCGAAGGCGCGCACCACCCGCTGCTACGCGGCCGTCCCCCTGGTCAAGAGGACGTCGTGGGCCACGATCGCGCTCGGGTCCCGCGCGGGCACCGTGAAGACCGCCCAGAAGGCGCTCGGCGTCAAGCAGACCGGGACCTTCGACGCCGTCACCCGCGAGGCCGTCAAGGCATACCAGAAGAAGCACGACCTGCCCTGGACCGGGACCATCGACCAGCCGACGTGGGCCTCGCTCGTGCCCGCGAAGGTCACCTCGGACGTGGCCAAGGGCCTCTCGGCCGCCGAGGCCGCGGCCTACGGTGCGGAGCGCTACACCTCCTCGATGCCCGAGCGGACCACCGGGAAGGCCGTGCTGGTGCTGCAGGTCGCGCTCGGCATGAAGCGCGCGGACCGCAACGGGTACTACGGACCCCTCACGGTCGCGGCGGTCCGGACCCGGCAGAAGGCGATGGGCCGCTCCCAGACCGGCACCTGGACGAAGGGCGACTGGGCGGCCCTCGCCTCGTGA